GGGCGTGACACGGCCTATGTCATCACCAAGCCCGAAGGCGCGGACCGCGATGCGCTGATGGAAATCGACCTGTCCACCGGCGAGCTGGGCGAGGTGGTTTACGCCTCGGAAACGGAGGATGTCTCGGAGGTCTATTTCAACGATGAGGGCGATCCGATTGCTGTCGGCTATTCGGGCGACTCTTTCCGCCGCGAATGGATCGATCCGGATTTGCGCCGCTGGCGCGACATGCTGGGCGATGCGCTGCCGGGCAGCCGGGTGACCATTCTTGACGTTTCGGACGACGAAGACCGGATGCTGATCCTGCAATCGGGCCCTGCCGATCCCGGTGCGCTCTATGTCTTCACGCCGAGCACGTCTGCACTAGATTTGTTCGGCGAATACCGCCCGCGCGTGCCTGCCGGGCTGCTGACGGAGCCGCGCTCCATCCGCTACGAAGCGCGAGATGGCCTGTCCATCCATGCCTATCTCACCCTGCCCAAGGGGCGCGGCGAGGAAGACCTTCCGCTGATCGTCTATCCGCATGGCGGGCCTTACGGCGTGCGCGATACGGACCGCTACAACGACATGGTGCAGCTGCTGGCCAATCGCGGCTACGCCGTGATCCAGCCCAATTATCGCGGCTCGGGCGGCTATGGCGAGGCGTTCGAGCTGATGGGCAACGGCCAGATCGGCCGCGCCATGCAGGACGATCTCGACGATGCCGTGGCGCATCTGGTCGCCGAGGGCATTGTCGACCCGGAACGGGTGTGCATCCTCGGCTCCAGCTATGGCGGCTATGCAGCGATGTGGGGCGCGATCCGCAATCCGGAAATCTATCGCTGCGCCGCCAGCTTTGCCGGCGTCAGCCATTTCGAACGGCAGCTAGCGCATGATCGCGATTACCTGTTCGGGCGCAATCGCGGTCGCTGGTGGAACCGTGTCGACGGCAACCAGAGCAATTTCGACCTCGACGATGTCTCGCCCGCCGTGCAGGTGGCGCGCCTCACCCGTCCGCTGCTGCTGGTGCATGGAGAGGAAGACGATATCGTGCCGCACGACCAGTATCGCCTAATGGTCAGCCGGGCGGAAAGCGCAGGGGTCGAAATCGAAACGCTCAGCTTCCCCGATGCAGGGCACGGTTTCGATACGCCGGAAGACGAACAGCGCTATTACGATACGCTGCTGGCCTTCCTCGCGCGGCACAATCCGGCGGATTAGCGCAAAAGCCTACTTGTGGGGCCGGGATGCATCGCTAGGTTAGCGGGGATGACTCGCGCCGCGCTCAATTCGCTGTTCCAGCATGTCGCCATCACCGCAGGGGTGACGGTGCGCGTGTCGGTCAATTTCATGCCCGAGCAATCGCGCGTCGGCGCGGGGCGCTGGTTCTGGGTGTATCACATCCGCATCGAGAACGGGCGTGACGAGCGCGTGCAGCTGAAAAGCCGCCACTGGCGCATCACCGATAGCAGCGGCATGGTGAATGTCGTGGACGGTGAAGGCGTGGTGGGCGAGATGCCGGTACTCCAGCCGGGCGAAACGCACGATTACGTGTCCGGCTGCGAGCTGACGACCAACCAGGGGGCGATGGAAGGCCATTACGGCTTCGTCCACGCCGATGGCGAGCCGTTCCAGGTGGCAATCCCGCGTTTCGAACTGGCGGCGCCTGAAAATAGTAGTGTTTGATTTTTCGCACGCCCATCCGGACGATCCGGCGGATGCCGGATCGCAAAACCAACTATCGCACTCGTGAAGGCGCAATCATCACCGCATTGGCAAGGAGCAGGTCCAGGCCGTCGAGATAACCGCGCACGGTCGGGTCGTGCACGAAGCCGATGGCCATGCCGCGCCCGGTCCGCTCTGCGATGAGGTAGGGCTTGAATGCCATTTGGCGGCGATTTTCTTCCCAGACATAGCCCGATGCGATGAGATTGTCCGGCTCGGCAAAGCGCACGACATTGGTGCCTGCCGATAGCGAGAGCGGCGTCAGGATCAGCGATCCGTCGGCGAATACCACGGGCGGCGCATCGTCATAGCCGGAGGCGAGGAAGTTTTCCTCGTCCACTACCGTATTCAGCAGCGCGCCGGGCAGCGTGTCCGGGCGGCGCGAGCGATCGACGATGGCCTCGCGGTAGTCTTCCAGGCTTTCGATGGCGGTGCCGGCGGACGTATCGCCGTCGCTATCCCCATCCTCGCCCGGCTCGCCGTCCAGCACGGTTTCCGCATTGGTGGAGAACAGCGCATCGTCGCCGCTGGCAAAACTGCTCACCGCATTACCATAGGCCACCAGCACACCGCCGCCGCGCACATAGCTGCGCAGTGCGGATTGCACGCCGGAGGAGAGGCTGAAGCTGTCGGGCGCGATGATGACGTCCCACTCGCCAAGGTCGGCGCGCGCCACGGTGCCGGTGCGGATCGGGGCGACGGGCAGGCCGAAGCGCTGCTCGATCACATAGCGCGTGGCGCCGGCGGAAAGCGGCGAGATGCCATCTTCCCACAAGATAGCGATGCGCGGCTCGGACACGCGCACGAAGCTGTTCGAGCCAAGGTTCGGCCCGTCCTGCACCCAGCTGGAGGATAGCGGCACGGTTTCTGCGCCGATCTGCCGCGCAAGGCTTTCAAGCTCGCTGAGCGAGCCATCGTTCTCGGACAGGGTATAGACCACCGTGCCGCGCGGGAAGCGGCGGCCCTCGGCAGTGAAGGCGGTGTCGGTGGCGCGGCCTACGAGGCCTGCACGCATAGCCTGCGCCACCAGCCTGATCTGCCCGCTATCGGTCCACGGCACGGCAAGGCCGAAAGCTCCCGCGCCGCGCATTTCGGCTGCAATCGGCTCGTCTGCAGCGATGGGCGTTCCGGCAGAGGCGCTGGCGCATTCGGTCACATCCAGCCCGCTCATCTGCCCGACCGACCATGCGGTGGTGTCGTAGATTTCGTGCGGCAGGTCGACCGCGCGGCGGTCTTCCTGGCTGGCGATGAAATCGGCAGGCAATTCCACATCGCGGTCCAGCAGGCTGCGGATCAGGCGCGCATTGGGCTGGCGCATGGAGACGGAGAGATAGCCTTGCGGATAGGTTCGCCCGCAAGCCGACGCGCTGCCTGACACGCGGCCCACGGCAATGCCCTGATGGGCGAGGCGGCGGGCAAGGCTTTCGGCATTGTAGCGCCTGTCCGCCAGGTCGATCACGAACCAGCCGGTGCCGACGCCGCCCTGCGCGCCCTCGCGGCGGTAAGCCGCGTAATCGCGCAGGAACAGGCCCGCATTACGCGCCACGGTTTCCGCCGTTGCCAGCGAAGTGACGAACTGGTTGCGCACGCCCTCGCCATAGGTCAGCACTTCGCCATTGCTGCGGTTCCAGACAAGGCCCCGGGCAGAGCCCTGCTCGAAGGTCATGCCGATCGCGCCGTTCAGCGTGGGCCAGGTGTCGCCATAACCGGGATAGAAGGCGTCGAAGATTTCGCGCGTGTAATAGGGCTCCCCGATCCGGTCCATCCACTGGCCCATATTCTGGCCCAGCAGTTCCTGCTTACGGCGCTGGTCATCGGTAATGTAGGGGTTGAACGGGTCTGCGCTGGGCGGGAAGAAATAGGTCTGGTCGCCGCCCATTTCATGCACGTCCGCCAGCACGACCGGCTGCCATGCCGCAATGGCGGCTACCTTGCCGCGCGTTTCGGGCTGGGTGAGGGCGAACCAGTCGCGGTTGAGATCGAACAGGTAATGGTTGGTGCGTCCGTTGGGCCACGGCTCGTCATGCCCGGCGGTGTAGCGATTGCCCGAAGGCTCGATACCCAGCTGCTGATAATAGGATGAAGTGAAGCGCGCGCGCCCGTCCGGGTTCTGCATCGGGTCGATCACCACCACGCTATCGCGCAGGATCGTGTCGACCAGCTCGTCTCCCTCCGCGGCGAGCAGGTGGTAGGCAAGCGCAAGGCCCGCATCCACGCCGCTGATCTCGTTGCCGTGCACGCTATAGGCCAGCCATGTGACCGGCACCGATCCCGCCACCGGCTCCCCGCCATTGCCGATGCGCTGTACATCGGCTTGGATGTCGTCGATCCGCGCCATATTGTCGCGCGAGGTGATGACGGCGTAGACCAGCGGGCGGCCTTCCCAGCTGCGGGCATATTCCACCAGCCGCATCCGCTCGGGCGCGGCTTGCGCCAGCGCCTGCATATAGGCGATGACCATATCGGGCCGGGTGATCTGTTCACCCGAGCGATGGCCTGCCACGGCTTCCAGCGTCGGAATCTCCGCGTCGAACTCGCCTTCCAGGAAGCTTTGCGCCGCCACCGGCGTAACCGGCACAAGCGTTGCGGCGAAGATGGCGGCAAGGGCGCCGGACAGCAGGCGAAGCATAGGATCTCCCGGAATGGATGCTTGACGCCTGCATGTCGCGGGCCGCGCGTATGGTCAAGCGGGTTGCCGCGCCGCCGCGCAATGCATAAATGCCCCAGCCGGACGAGACACGATGAAACGCACCCACCTGCCCCTCAACGCCCTGCGCGTATACGATGCCGCCGCGCGGCACCTGTCCTTCACCCGCGCGGCAGACGAGCTGGCGGTGACGCCGGCCGCCGTCGGGCAGCAGATCCGCGCGCTGGAAGATGTGCTTGGCGTGGTGCTGTTCCGCCGCACTTCCAAAGGTCTGCAACTGACTGACGAAGGCGAGGCCGGGCTGGACCTGCTGCGCGAAGGCTTCCTGCGGTTCGAGGAAAGCGTGCAGGCAATGCAGGCCGGGCAGGCGAGCAGCAATTACGCCATTGCCGCGCCGCGCGAATTCTACGCCCAGTGGCTCGCGCCGCGCCTTGCGGAATTCCAGCGTGCCAATCCCGATATCACCGTGCAGCTGACGGCAGACGAGAATGCGGACTTCACCGAAGCCAATCTCGACCTCGCCGTGCGCCTGATCGACGGGCCGGAGAATCTGGAAGGCACCAAGCTGGTGGGCGGCTGCAAGGTCTGCGTGGCTGCGCCTGGCGCGCCCGAAAGCTGGATCAGCTGGCCGACCTATGAAGCGCCCGAAAAGGCGCGGGTGGTGCTGCAAGTGGGCAATGCCGGACAGGTGCTGTCATCGGCGCTGGCGGGCATAGGCCGCGCATGGCTGCCCATGCCGCTGGTGGAAGAGCATCTCGCCAATGGCCGGCTGGAACAGATCGGCGAGCCCGAGGATTGCCGCCGCGCCTACTGGCTCGTCGCCCCGCGCCCGCAATGGCGCCAGAAGAAGGTGAAGGCGCTGGTCGAGTTTCTCGGCGGGTGATGCGGTGGCGGTGAAAGCTGGCCCTTCATGCTAGATTATTGGCCGATCCTTCTCATCGCCATTGTTGTCCTGGCCTTTGCCGCGCGCAGCTATGCGAAGCGGGCGAAGCGCAAGCGCCTGTTGGCAACACCGCTCACGCGTGAACAGAGGCAGGTCCTCGCACGGCTGGTGCCGATCACACGCCGCCTGCCCGATGAATTGCGCCCCAAACTGGAAGGCAAGATCAACCTGTTCCTCGATCAGGTGACATTCCACGGCAATAACGGCATCGAAATGCGCGACGAGATGCGCCTTTCCATCGCTGCGCAGGCTTGCCTGCTGGTGGTGAACAGCCCCGTATGGTTCGACACGCTGCGCACGATCCTCGTCTATCCGTCCGCCTTCAGCACGGGGCGCGGCGACCACGATGGCTTCCTCGTGCATGAGCGCGACAGCGGCACGGCTGGCGAAAGCTGGGATCGCGGGCCGGTGATCCTGTCATGGGACCACGCTTTGCATGGCGGTCTGGACCCTGCCGACGGGCATAATGTCGTCATCCACGAATTCGCCCACCAGCTCGACGCGCTGACCGGCAGCACGAACGGCATTCCCATCCTGCGCAAAGGCCAGCGTTATGAGAAGTGGGAGAAGGCAATGCTCGATGCCTATAACAGTCATCTCGAAAGCGTGGAGCGCGGCCAGAGCACGCTCATCGACCCCTATGGCGCGACCAACCACCAGGAATTCTTTGCGGAAGCGACAGTGACCTTCTTCGAGAAGCCCCGCGACATGCGCCGCGAGGAACCGCGGCTGTATGAGCAACTGGCGCAGCTTTACGCGCTCGATCCGGCTGGGTGGGGTTGAGGTCTATAAAGAGCGGGCCAAGCGCCGGTGGTAAGTCTGCGCATGGCACACCTACTGCCGGCAGGTCCGTTTTTTGGGCGGAAGGCGGACTGTCGGGTTATTAATCTCCCAACCAAGAAGAAGCCTTTACTCGAAGGCCTTACTTTCTTGCGCCTCGCAAGCTCAGCGATAAAATGAACTATTGTATCTCGGTTGCCTTCTGCGATTGGCGAGAACGGCATCTAATTTTAGCATCCCGAAGCAACGGTAAGAAATGGCCCAGTATAAATATTATTTCGCTTATCCGCTTGAGGCGATCTGGATCGGACCCCGCGTTTCCGGCGACACACCGCTCGGCACGGGTGGCTGGGGCGCGCTTATGAAGGAGGTCGTAGGAGATGTTGAAGTTGACGGTTGGCAACTGCGGGTGGAGCGAGATGGCTGCATGGTGCTCACGCCGCCGCAGGATAGTGAGGTGGATCAGCCAATTAGTCAGGAGCGTGTTGATGTCGACGTAAAGAGGTGGCGGGATGTTTGCGCGCGGCTCAATGCCTTCAGTCTTCTCCTTGCCTCGGAAAGTGACAAGGCAGGAAATGAAGCTAGCGTTTCATTCAGGTATCTCGACCATCAGGAAATCGTCGTTACGAGGGGCGCAAACGGTGAAGACTATCCAGCTTTCAGGATGAATCAGACTGCCCACAACCAATGGAGAATGAGGCGTGACCTGGGTAGCGACCCCCGAAATGCGGGGCTTTTATTGATGAGAAGCGAGCGGTCTCATGAGACCGTGGCCAATGCAATCAACGCTTATGTATCGACGGTTGAGGATCCGACAGCGCTAAGGTTGCTCGACATGCTTGCGATTGCGCAAAGCGATTTTCATTCAGGCAAGCACAACCCCTCCGTGGTCCTTGCTTGGTTTGTGATCGAAAGCCTTCTCAACATTGAATGGAATCGGTGGCTGGAGAGCAACAATAACGTGGTGGACGTAACATCCGACGGTGAGGAGATTATGAGAATTAACTCCAGCCGTAAGCAGCTTCTGACTGGTCGAGACTATACCGCCTCGATAATCTCTCAGAATCTGGAATTAATTGGTCTGCTTAAGCATGGTGATTTGAAAGATATCGACACGGTAAGGAAGAGTCGGAATGCTATCGCCCACAAAGCAAACACAGATTTTGGGCTCGATGAGCCGATGTTAGCTCTTCGTACAGCAATGCTTCTTTTCAGCCGAGAGTTTAAAGTTGAAGTCGTTCCAAACGTAGGGCGATCTTGGAGAACGCCGTGACTAACCGAAATATTTAGGCTGGAAACGTCGGACAATCTGAAAAATTTTGGTAGCATGACGAGCGATACGCTCGGAACGGCGGCTCTTGGACTTGCGTACCCGCTCATGAATTTCCGCAATGAGGTCGCAAGCGGACGCCTCACGTTGCGACCGCTTTGCTGTAGTCCATCCGCTTTGCCTGAGCTATTCGTGGTTCTCGATGACCACACCCACCCTCACCACGCCGCGCTTCAGCTGCCGCCCGCTTAAACAAGGCGACGAAGCGGCCATGTGGCCGGCTTTCTCCAACGACGATCACATGCGTTACTGGTCGCGCGCGGCTTTCGAGGACAAGGGCGAGTTTGCCGAGTATCTGCACGACACCGAATGGGGCGGCCGCACATGGATAGCCGAACCCATGGATGGCGGCGCTCCTGTTTTCCGCATGGTCGCCAGTAGCGATACAGAGCAGGTGGCCGAAATCGGCTATATCATGGTGCCGGGCAATGAAGGGCGCGGCATTGCGCGCGAATGCCTGACGGCGCTCATCACGCATTTGTTTCGCGAAGAGGGCTATCACCGCATCTTTGCCGATGTCGATCCGCGCAACCACCGTTCCAATCGCTTGCTGGAACGGCTCGGCTTCACGCGCGAGGCGCATCTGCGCCAAGCGATGAAGACGCATATCGGTTGCGCGGACACGTGGCTGTGGGGGCTGCTCGCAGAGGAATGGGCGGGCTAGGTCGCGCTGGCCTGTCGCCATAGCTGTGGCCATCGGCGATTAATCTTTGACGCGATAGCTGCAATGTGCTGCCAAGGGGGCGCAATTCATCCGGTCCGAATGGGCCTGACATGGGGGCATTTATGCTGAAGACTATCCGTTATTCCGCGCTGCTGGCCGGTGCATCCGCACTGCTGGCACCCGCGGCCATCGCGCAAGAGCGCAATCTGGACCGCGAGACGAGCGACATCCGCACCTTCTCCGGCCGCGTGGAAAACGCGCCTTCCGTGTTCACCGTCACGATTCCTGCGGACACGTCCATGCGGATCGACGTGCTGGCCACGGGTGATTTCGATCCGGTCGTGCGCGTGCTGGATGCGCGCTCGGGCGATCTGATCGCGGAAGACGATGATGGCGGCGACGGGCTCAATTCCCGCGTGAACGTGTCGGGCGAGAATGGTCGCCGCGTCCGTATCGAG
This sequence is a window from Aurantiacibacter gangjinensis. Protein-coding genes within it:
- the apaG gene encoding Co2+/Mg2+ efflux protein ApaG, with product MTRAALNSLFQHVAITAGVTVRVSVNFMPEQSRVGAGRWFWVYHIRIENGRDERVQLKSRHWRITDSSGMVNVVDGEGVVGEMPVLQPGETHDYVSGCELTTNQGAMEGHYGFVHADGEPFQVAIPRFELAAPENSSV
- a CDS encoding LysR family transcriptional regulator, which codes for MKRTHLPLNALRVYDAAARHLSFTRAADELAVTPAAVGQQIRALEDVLGVVLFRRTSKGLQLTDEGEAGLDLLREGFLRFEESVQAMQAGQASSNYAIAAPREFYAQWLAPRLAEFQRANPDITVQLTADENADFTEANLDLAVRLIDGPENLEGTKLVGGCKVCVAAPGAPESWISWPTYEAPEKARVVLQVGNAGQVLSSALAGIGRAWLPMPLVEEHLANGRLEQIGEPEDCRRAYWLVAPRPQWRQKKVKALVEFLGG
- a CDS encoding GNAT family N-acetyltransferase, with product MTTPTLTTPRFSCRPLKQGDEAAMWPAFSNDDHMRYWSRAAFEDKGEFAEYLHDTEWGGRTWIAEPMDGGAPVFRMVASSDTEQVAEIGYIMVPGNEGRGIARECLTALITHLFREEGYHRIFADVDPRNHRSNRLLERLGFTREAHLRQAMKTHIGCADTWLWGLLAEEWAG
- a CDS encoding alpha/beta hydrolase family protein; amino-acid sequence: MKFAWVAACAALAIAGPFSITTHAQEAEAASAIPAEIPTSAFAAQSQLRGAQLSPDGTMFALTSMQGGELYALVMDAETRQLVNGVKLGDQDEFNWFNWVGNNHLVFSVRLEDTRRDYTYSRLLAFELSTQTMQPLVRRNLAYDGDSIIHYDHDNAAILVAMQFDVFTFPDVYRFDLANMGADEDPPEARRVHNRDESIVQWITDNEGVIRMGVGFNRGGRVHLRYRSSEDDRWDTVARTRLDSEDAFDNWDIRGLRAGRDTAYVITKPEGADRDALMEIDLSTGELGEVVYASETEDVSEVYFNDEGDPIAVGYSGDSFRREWIDPDLRRWRDMLGDALPGSRVTILDVSDDEDRMLILQSGPADPGALYVFTPSTSALDLFGEYRPRVPAGLLTEPRSIRYEARDGLSIHAYLTLPKGRGEEDLPLIVYPHGGPYGVRDTDRYNDMVQLLANRGYAVIQPNYRGSGGYGEAFELMGNGQIGRAMQDDLDDAVAHLVAEGIVDPERVCILGSSYGGYAAMWGAIRNPEIYRCAASFAGVSHFERQLAHDRDYLFGRNRGRWWNRVDGNQSNFDLDDVSPAVQVARLTRPLLLVHGEEDDIVPHDQYRLMVSRAESAGVEIETLSFPDAGHGFDTPEDEQRYYDTLLAFLARHNPAD
- a CDS encoding M14 family metallopeptidase, with protein sequence MLRLLSGALAAIFAATLVPVTPVAAQSFLEGEFDAEIPTLEAVAGHRSGEQITRPDMVIAYMQALAQAAPERMRLVEYARSWEGRPLVYAVITSRDNMARIDDIQADVQRIGNGGEPVAGSVPVTWLAYSVHGNEISGVDAGLALAYHLLAAEGDELVDTILRDSVVVIDPMQNPDGRARFTSSYYQQLGIEPSGNRYTAGHDEPWPNGRTNHYLFDLNRDWFALTQPETRGKVAAIAAWQPVVLADVHEMGGDQTYFFPPSADPFNPYITDDQRRKQELLGQNMGQWMDRIGEPYYTREIFDAFYPGYGDTWPTLNGAIGMTFEQGSARGLVWNRSNGEVLTYGEGVRNQFVTSLATAETVARNAGLFLRDYAAYRREGAQGGVGTGWFVIDLADRRYNAESLARRLAHQGIAVGRVSGSASACGRTYPQGYLSVSMRQPNARLIRSLLDRDVELPADFIASQEDRRAVDLPHEIYDTTAWSVGQMSGLDVTECASASAGTPIAADEPIAAEMRGAGAFGLAVPWTDSGQIRLVAQAMRAGLVGRATDTAFTAEGRRFPRGTVVYTLSENDGSLSELESLARQIGAETVPLSSSWVQDGPNLGSNSFVRVSEPRIAILWEDGISPLSAGATRYVIEQRFGLPVAPIRTGTVARADLGEWDVIIAPDSFSLSSGVQSALRSYVRGGGVLVAYGNAVSSFASGDDALFSTNAETVLDGEPGEDGDSDGDTSAGTAIESLEDYREAIVDRSRRPDTLPGALLNTVVDEENFLASGYDDAPPVVFADGSLILTPLSLSAGTNVVRFAEPDNLIASGYVWEENRRQMAFKPYLIAERTGRGMAIGFVHDPTVRGYLDGLDLLLANAVMIAPSRVR
- a CDS encoding zinc-dependent peptidase, with product MLDYWPILLIAIVVLAFAARSYAKRAKRKRLLATPLTREQRQVLARLVPITRRLPDELRPKLEGKINLFLDQVTFHGNNGIEMRDEMRLSIAAQACLLVVNSPVWFDTLRTILVYPSAFSTGRGDHDGFLVHERDSGTAGESWDRGPVILSWDHALHGGLDPADGHNVVIHEFAHQLDALTGSTNGIPILRKGQRYEKWEKAMLDAYNSHLESVERGQSTLIDPYGATNHQEFFAEATVTFFEKPRDMRREEPRLYEQLAQLYALDPAGWG